In Natrinema sp. HArc-T2, the genomic window CGTGAATCGCGCCGTTTGATGCGACCAGTCCGTCGCTGTCGTGTCGCCAGCGCTTACCCTCGAGATCGGTGACGACGCCGCCGGCCTCACGAATGAGCTGGACGCCAGCGACGGTGTCCCACGGGTTCGCCCGCAGGTTGGTCATCGTCCCCTCGAGTGCGCCAGAGGCGACCATCGCGAGCTCGAGTTGGGCACAGCCGAAGCGTCGCATGTCGCCGAAGCGTTCGACGAGCGCGCGAGTAGCCATGGCATACTGTTCGCGCTGATCGAAGTCCCACCAGAACGTCGGGCAGACGGTGGCCGCTTCGGGATCGGCGCAGTCGCTGACCGACAGCGGTTCGTCATTGCGATATGCCCCCTCTGGGCCGACGCGGTAGCGGTCCGCGAGGGCGGGACAGTCGAACGCGGCACCGACGGGTTCGCCGTCGACGACGGCTGCCACAGCAGTCCCGAACGCACGGATTCCGCCGACGTAGTTGTTGGTCCCGTCGATGGGATCGACGATCCACGCGGGCCCCGTTTCAGGGACCTGTTTCAAGGCGTCGGCCTCCTCGCCGACGATCGGATCGTCCGGAAACATCTCTCGGATGGTTTCGATGACGGTCTCCTGTGCGTCGTGGTCGGCCTGCGTGACGACATCGGTTTTTTCGCCTTTCTGCTCGACTGGGATATCCGTCCGAAACGAGTCGACCGCGACCGCAGCACCCTCGCCGGCTGCACGGACGGCGACGGCTGCACGACTGCCAGCATCGGCGTTGCTCATTGCCATCTCTCGGCGGCCCTCCCTCAAAAGTAGCCGTGATATTGGCTCGAGCGCCGTGCTGTAGCTAAACGACGGCGATTCCCTCGACGAACCAGTGGCTGGTCTTTGGTGGCAGCGACGTCCAGAAGTTTGCGAGGGCAAGACGCTCCG contains:
- a CDS encoding inositol monophosphatase, which codes for MSNADAGSRAAVAVRAAGEGAAVAVDSFRTDIPVEQKGEKTDVVTQADHDAQETVIETIREMFPDDPIVGEEADALKQVPETGPAWIVDPIDGTNNYVGGIRAFGTAVAAVVDGEPVGAAFDCPALADRYRVGPEGAYRNDEPLSVSDCADPEAATVCPTFWWDFDQREQYAMATRALVERFGDMRRFGCAQLELAMVASGALEGTMTNLRANPWDTVAGVQLIREAGGVVTDLEGKRWRHDSDGLVASNGAIHDELLAAAREVEA